From the Acinetobacter wanghuae genome, one window contains:
- a CDS encoding YbaN family protein, translated as MKTLFWRGLVILFVLLGFIGALLPGMPTTVFLILAAWAASKGWPQMDAWLLNHPKYGATLRAWRENGTVPRKAKWFASSMMLLSGIIMLFTNAPIAVKIFTDLTMLIVAIWLWRRPEPQTQILKTQNDE; from the coding sequence ATGAAAACGTTGTTTTGGCGAGGCTTGGTAATACTATTTGTATTGCTTGGTTTTATCGGTGCATTGCTTCCGGGTATGCCAACGACGGTCTTTTTGATTCTTGCGGCATGGGCAGCATCAAAAGGTTGGCCACAAATGGATGCGTGGTTGCTCAATCATCCTAAATATGGCGCAACCTTACGCGCATGGCGTGAAAATGGCACAGTTCCTCGCAAGGCAAAATGGTTTGCCAGTAGTATGATGTTGTTGAGCGGTATCATTATGCTGTTTACCAATGCCCCAATTGCCGTGAAAATATTTACCGATTTAACTATGTTGATTGTGGCGATTTGGTTATGGCGCCGTCCTGAACCTCAAACGCAGATCTTAAAAACACAAAATGATGAATGA
- a CDS encoding entericidin A/B family lipoprotein, with protein sequence MKKILATSLVMAFVLTGCNTFKGVGKDVSKAGQAVTGTAEKTSEEIRRN encoded by the coding sequence ATGAAAAAAATTCTAGCTACTTCTTTGGTCATGGCTTTTGTATTAACTGGATGTAACACCTTTAAAGGCGTAGGTAAAGATGTGTCTAAAGCAGGTCAAGCGGTAACTGGCACTGCTGAAAAAACTTCTGAAGAAATTCGCCGCAATTAA
- the yccS gene encoding YccS family putative transporter: protein MNSWLARLKQKTYNTTFMYNLRLIIAFAGTAFVPYYLDMQIATIPLSLGVVAAGLSDIDDRFSVRIMNSLYTYIGFFITGVCIYILFPHPVLFAIGLLVACVGFILLGSLGRRYSSISYGCLVASVYAMLGVELFDNWYTQATLLFIGGAWYGLLSTISFLLFPARQAQDNLAECYSSLGDFLFSKSDLFDVDMTAKSYQQSMIEVSLKNSQLNNIFNEMKTVLLTRLKGDRGQKDTRRSLQYYFVALDIHERADSAHTDYQKLVKVFEHSDILFRFQRILFLQAKACKDLSNSIFKRTTYEHNKRFEHSLANLKQSLDKLRSEKQYAPDWINALFSLYENLKAIDAQLQNVETERHILLDKKNPVLNQLKDDDLKGWEDIKVRIKQHLTPESVLFRHAIRLSLVLFMGNLVVQFTDVQYGYWILLTSLFVCLPNFNATKRRLYTRMMGTLVGIIIGDIILYFIPSLEGQLIFLIIGGTLFLSLRSKQYAHATAFITILALINFNLDGTGSMASVPRMLDTLIGCAIAWFGVSFIFPDWKFRRLPRTINRSLQAQCDYLSEVTTQYKSGYNHGLNYRMVRRAAHNTEAEVASLISTLATEPDFDPKEKTLAFEFLCLNHTFMSYIAALGAHREQIQDQEVIQLMEDALAQIQATLLRDEALDFNIDERLQNIRQRLVQSIPEDHKSLIILQQVSLIFSILKQLNRLKQTLSHEGTDKPAQSVAI from the coding sequence TTGAACTCTTGGCTCGCGCGTCTAAAGCAAAAGACGTATAACACGACCTTTATGTATAACCTGCGTTTAATTATCGCTTTCGCAGGAACGGCTTTTGTTCCCTACTATCTAGACATGCAAATCGCAACGATTCCCCTCTCTCTCGGGGTGGTTGCGGCAGGTTTAAGTGATATTGATGATCGCTTCTCTGTGCGTATCATGAATTCACTCTACACCTATATTGGTTTTTTTATTACAGGTGTGTGTATTTATATACTGTTTCCCCACCCTGTTCTATTCGCCATTGGTCTACTTGTTGCCTGTGTCGGCTTTATTTTACTTGGCTCTCTTGGAAGGCGCTATTCGAGTATCTCGTACGGCTGTCTGGTCGCCTCGGTGTACGCCATGCTGGGTGTCGAACTGTTTGATAACTGGTATACGCAAGCCACTTTGCTGTTTATTGGCGGTGCTTGGTACGGATTATTATCGACCATTAGCTTTTTATTGTTCCCTGCGCGCCAAGCGCAAGACAATCTTGCCGAATGCTATTCATCTTTAGGGGACTTTTTATTCTCCAAATCCGATCTCTTTGATGTCGATATGACCGCAAAAAGTTATCAACAGAGCATGATTGAAGTCTCTTTAAAGAACAGTCAGCTGAATAATATCTTTAATGAGATGAAAACGGTCCTACTCACGCGTCTTAAAGGCGACCGTGGGCAAAAAGATACCCGTCGCAGCTTACAATATTATTTTGTTGCATTGGACATTCATGAACGTGCTGACTCTGCACATACCGATTATCAAAAATTGGTTAAAGTATTTGAACACAGTGATATTTTATTCCGCTTCCAACGCATTTTGTTTTTGCAAGCCAAAGCCTGTAAAGACTTAAGTAACAGTATTTTTAAACGTACGACTTATGAACACAACAAACGTTTTGAACATAGTCTTGCCAATTTAAAACAATCGCTCGATAAACTACGTAGCGAAAAACAATATGCCCCCGATTGGATCAATGCCCTGTTTTCTTTGTACGAAAACCTAAAAGCCATTGACGCACAATTACAAAACGTCGAGACCGAACGGCATATTCTGCTCGACAAAAAGAACCCTGTACTCAATCAACTTAAAGATGATGATCTGAAAGGCTGGGAAGATATTAAGGTTCGTATAAAACAGCATTTAACACCTGAATCGGTACTGTTCCGTCATGCCATTCGTTTATCACTGGTGCTGTTTATGGGTAACTTGGTGGTGCAATTTACCGATGTACAGTATGGCTACTGGATTTTATTAACCTCGTTATTTGTTTGCTTACCCAACTTTAATGCCACCAAACGTCGACTCTATACCCGGATGATGGGGACGCTGGTCGGGATTATTATTGGCGATATTATTCTTTACTTCATTCCGTCTTTAGAAGGTCAGCTTATTTTCCTCATTATCGGCGGGACGTTATTCTTAAGTTTACGTAGTAAACAGTATGCGCATGCCACTGCCTTTATTACCATTTTGGCACTCATTAACTTTAACCTCGATGGTACAGGCTCTATGGCATCTGTACCACGAATGCTCGACACGCTCATTGGTTGTGCGATTGCATGGTTCGGTGTGAGCTTCATTTTCCCCGATTGGAAATTCCGTCGCCTTCCCCGTACCATCAACCGTTCATTGCAAGCCCAGTGTGATTATTTAAGCGAAGTCACCACACAGTATAAATCGGGTTATAACCATGGCCTAAATTATCGTATGGTACGCCGTGCTGCACACAACACTGAAGCTGAAGTGGCATCACTGATTTCAACATTAGCGACTGAGCCTGATTTTGATCCTAAAGAAAAAACCCTCGCCTTTGAGTTCTTGTGTTTAAACCATACCTTTATGAGCTACATTGCTGCTTTGGGCGCGCATCGTGAGCAAATTCAAGATCAAGAGGTTATTCAGTTGATGGAAGATGCGCTCGCGCAGATTCAAGCGACATTATTACGTGACGAAGCGCTTGACTTCAATATTGATGAACGTTTGCAAAATATTCGTCAGCGTTTGGTGCAAAGTATTCCTGAAGATCATAAATCGCTGATTATCTTGCAACAAGTCTCTTTGATTTTCAGTATTTTGAAACAGCTCAATCGTTTAAAACAGACGTTAAGCCATGAAGGCACCGATAAACCTGCACAATCAGTCGCAATATAA
- a CDS encoding DUF1853 family protein → MPSPQLKTELNEAWLSYQHPLVRQLAFAIGSPNILCQIPQELEIHHDFELHSDIVWQAHLDAYHPRLIQLDRDPTALIDFVSTLKSTRLGLRFEMFVWFWLLDDAYHHYTLLGHSIQKIAGPRTLGELDFVILNNQTQQIEHWEVALKYYLAEADLSLPHWYGLNRSDTLQRKLKHFTQKQFQFEDALGYQIERRFCMLKGQLYIPPHINPNELPDWVNTQRRIGLWDHHIPHQAEAYYRLQRHEWIYPEVDPTSDPALWWTDGLYKKQCSQDFYMYRQMKFTPLIP, encoded by the coding sequence ATGCCCTCTCCCCAGTTGAAGACCGAGCTCAATGAAGCATGGCTATCTTATCAACATCCTTTAGTGCGCCAATTGGCGTTTGCCATTGGCAGTCCCAATATTCTCTGTCAAATCCCACAAGAACTTGAGATCCATCATGATTTTGAGTTGCATTCTGATATTGTGTGGCAAGCTCATTTAGACGCTTATCATCCGCGTTTAATACAACTAGATCGCGATCCGACGGCACTCATTGATTTTGTGAGCACCTTAAAAAGTACCCGTTTGGGCTTACGCTTTGAAATGTTCGTTTGGTTTTGGCTTTTGGATGATGCCTATCATCACTACACCTTACTCGGTCATAGTATTCAAAAAATTGCTGGACCAAGAACGCTCGGTGAATTGGATTTTGTTATTTTAAACAATCAAACCCAACAGATTGAGCATTGGGAAGTGGCTTTAAAATATTATTTAGCAGAAGCTGATTTAAGTTTGCCACATTGGTATGGACTCAATCGTAGTGACACGCTACAACGAAAACTAAAGCATTTCACCCAAAAGCAGTTCCAATTTGAAGATGCTCTCGGGTATCAGATTGAAAGACGCTTTTGCATGCTGAAAGGACAACTATACATCCCACCTCATATCAACCCTAACGAATTGCCTGATTGGGTCAATACTCAACGGCGCATTGGCTTATGGGATCATCACATTCCCCATCAAGCAGAGGCTTATTATCGCCTGCAACGCCATGAATGGATTTATCCAGAAGTAGATCCAACCAGTGATCCTGCCCTCTGGTGGACAGATGGTTTATATAAGAAACAATGCAGTCAGGATTTTTATATGTATCGGCAGATGAAATTTACACCCTTGATTCCATAA
- a CDS encoding multidrug effflux MFS transporter: protein MKVQPIKKQYSNTWILLLALLTALGPLSIDMYLSALPDMAKDFGVTTQMVSNSLPAYFLGLAIGQLIYGPISDRIGRKPPLYFGLCLYIVASLLCVLAQDEWSLIAARILQALGGCVGVVIARAAIRDRLDLQASAQAFASMMIVTTIAPIVAPSLGAWVLVFFNWHIIFVVLMLCGLISLACVHFFFKETLEPERRLTLNFKQVISLYASIVQDNSFRRPMMAGCFSSAVLFCYISASSAILMDHYHLTHQQFGFAFGANAIGIMLFSTLNKHIAHRVHVTSRLKIGTSLQILGVIALIVLGIAQLDSVIPVLCAMFMVVAAIGFTGPNAMALAMAEQGARAGTASAVMGSAQFMCGLLGGVLLNFMMWNALLNMALVMSLFVVIASFTIFNLKKV from the coding sequence ATGAAAGTTCAACCAATAAAAAAACAATACTCCAATACGTGGATTCTTCTCCTTGCGTTATTAACCGCTTTAGGACCCTTGTCGATTGATATGTATTTATCGGCATTACCCGATATGGCGAAAGACTTTGGGGTCACGACCCAAATGGTGTCTAACAGTCTTCCGGCTTACTTTTTAGGGCTTGCCATTGGGCAGCTCATTTATGGTCCAATTAGTGATCGAATTGGACGTAAACCACCGCTTTATTTTGGCTTATGTCTTTATATCGTTGCGAGTTTACTTTGTGTTTTAGCGCAAGATGAATGGAGTTTGATTGCAGCACGGATCTTACAAGCATTAGGTGGCTGTGTGGGTGTGGTTATTGCACGTGCTGCCATTCGTGATCGTTTAGATTTACAGGCGTCTGCGCAAGCATTCGCCAGTATGATGATTGTGACCACCATTGCACCGATTGTTGCGCCAAGTTTAGGTGCGTGGGTTCTCGTCTTTTTTAATTGGCATATCATTTTTGTTGTATTGATGCTTTGCGGTTTAATCAGTTTGGCTTGCGTTCATTTCTTTTTTAAAGAAACGCTAGAGCCCGAACGCCGTCTCACGTTAAATTTTAAACAAGTGATTAGCTTATATGCCTCAATTGTGCAAGATAACAGCTTCCGTCGTCCGATGATGGCGGGTTGTTTTTCAAGTGCAGTGCTGTTTTGTTATATCAGTGCCTCTTCTGCAATTTTAATGGATCATTATCATTTGACTCACCAGCAATTTGGTTTTGCTTTTGGTGCCAATGCCATCGGTATTATGCTGTTTTCCACTTTAAATAAACACATTGCGCACCGTGTGCATGTCACCTCACGTTTAAAAATAGGCACGTCCTTGCAAATATTGGGCGTGATCGCACTGATTGTGCTCGGTATCGCACAATTGGATTCCGTCATTCCTGTGTTATGTGCCATGTTTATGGTGGTGGCAGCGATTGGTTTTACAGGACCTAATGCGATGGCATTGGCTATGGCTGAACAAGGTGCACGAGCAGGTACAGCAAGTGCGGTAATGGGCAGTGCACAATTTATGTGTGGCTTGCTTGGCGGTGTGTTGCTGAACTTTATGATGTGGAATGCGCTGTTGAATATGGCATTAGTAATGAGCCTGTTTGTGGTCATTGCATCATTCACGATTTTCAATCTGAAAAAAGTTTAG
- a CDS encoding YcxB family protein, producing the protein MTAKNVYAYSLQPVNYEISEQEQRNAQLALSRSNFKIGQKAWLIMGAIIALAILGLIFIKNYSTIFCWVAIVCVVIYFLVRKFGIEWYAKRKLNEVPVQEIKGLRMGVQPHGISMQQRVGANMGTMTVGWKDIHEWYDTPEFILVNFKVKGQDGAYILPKRMDSNKFPFSTIRKHLNEEVGAAKKI; encoded by the coding sequence ATGACCGCCAAAAATGTATACGCTTATAGTTTACAACCTGTGAACTATGAAATTTCTGAACAAGAGCAGCGCAATGCTCAACTCGCGCTGTCTCGTAGCAACTTCAAAATCGGCCAAAAAGCATGGTTGATTATGGGTGCGATTATTGCTCTTGCAATCTTGGGCTTGATCTTCATCAAAAACTACTCAACCATTTTTTGTTGGGTAGCGATTGTTTGTGTCGTGATTTACTTTTTAGTCCGCAAATTCGGGATTGAATGGTATGCCAAACGCAAACTGAATGAAGTTCCTGTGCAAGAAATTAAAGGGCTACGCATGGGTGTACAACCACATGGTATTTCAATGCAGCAACGTGTCGGTGCCAATATGGGTACAATGACTGTGGGCTGGAAAGATATTCATGAATGGTATGACACACCTGAATTTATTCTTGTCAATTTCAAAGTCAAAGGTCAAGATGGTGCTTATATCTTGCCAAAACGTATGGACAGCAATAAATTCCCATTCAGCACGATTCGTAAACATTTAAATGAAGAAGTAGGCGCAGCGAAAAAAATCTAA
- a CDS encoding YdcF family protein, translating to MLHQLKRIFSLVIGFVLVTYSLWLMSLEKMHFGIFVTLFFGIFLSLYFLFFKRIQLWHNSSILRKRIWQSLWAGIWLWLFTVAVFFSYIQFNAKFQTDQQPPQAIIVLGGGVERAEPTPSLRKRLDAAAYYAKTYPSALMIVSGGLVSGESYNEASVMHRYLLQQHPNLKNKIVQEDRSTSTALNLSYSKDILNANSISLTQPIAIVTSDFHLLRAQAIAKHQGYQQIIAVSADTPLYIRYHSWLREYFAYISGWLLNEY from the coding sequence ATGCTTCATCAGCTTAAAAGAATATTCAGTTTAGTGATTGGCTTTGTCTTAGTGACATACAGCCTATGGCTGATGAGTCTTGAAAAGATGCATTTCGGTATTTTCGTGACGTTATTTTTCGGTATTTTCCTGAGCCTTTATTTTCTCTTTTTCAAGAGAATTCAGCTTTGGCACAATTCTTCTATTTTAAGAAAAAGAATATGGCAAAGCCTTTGGGCAGGTATATGGCTATGGCTGTTTACTGTGGCTGTATTTTTTAGCTACATTCAATTCAATGCCAAATTTCAAACTGATCAACAACCACCGCAAGCAATTATTGTCTTAGGTGGTGGTGTTGAACGTGCTGAGCCCACCCCAAGTCTAAGAAAACGTTTAGATGCTGCTGCATATTATGCAAAAACTTATCCATCAGCCCTTATGATTGTATCGGGTGGCTTAGTTTCAGGAGAAAGTTATAATGAAGCATCTGTCATGCATCGATATTTATTACAGCAACATCCAAATTTAAAAAATAAAATTGTGCAGGAAGATCGCAGTACCAGTACTGCATTAAATTTAAGTTATTCAAAAGACATCTTGAATGCAAATAGTATTTCGCTCACGCAACCTATTGCCATTGTAACCAGCGATTTCCACTTATTACGTGCTCAAGCTATTGCGAAACATCAAGGCTATCAACAGATCATCGCTGTCAGTGCAGATACCCCACTATATATTCGCTATCATTCATGGTTACGTGAATATTTTGCTTATATCAGTGGTTGGCTATTGAATGAATATTAA
- a CDS encoding nitroreductase, protein MDQQHVNLVDQVITSRHSVRAFLDTPISKETLTDILKVASRAPSGTNSQPWKVYVVTGEKRAEIIKQVCKAQMEIFNQPELSKKYTETFAYYPEKWLSPFIERRRENGWGLYGLLNIQKGDKQKMARQQMRNFEFFDAPVGLFFTVHESLGIGSKMDASMMIQNVMLAAKARGIDSCPQAAWNQFHSIILKILGAPEDEELICGMSLGYADPAHIVNTFITPRVPVEEFTIFVD, encoded by the coding sequence ATGGATCAGCAACATGTAAATCTCGTCGATCAGGTCATTACATCTCGTCATTCGGTACGGGCTTTTTTAGATACCCCGATAAGCAAAGAAACCTTAACAGACATTCTAAAGGTGGCAAGTCGCGCGCCTTCTGGCACCAATTCACAGCCTTGGAAAGTGTATGTGGTTACAGGCGAAAAACGTGCTGAAATTATTAAACAGGTATGCAAAGCGCAAATGGAGATCTTTAACCAGCCAGAACTTAGCAAAAAATATACAGAAACATTTGCGTACTACCCCGAAAAATGGCTATCGCCCTTCATAGAGCGTCGCCGTGAAAATGGTTGGGGGCTGTATGGGTTGTTAAATATTCAAAAGGGCGACAAACAGAAAATGGCACGCCAACAAATGAGAAATTTTGAATTTTTTGATGCGCCTGTGGGTTTATTTTTTACGGTGCATGAATCGTTAGGCATTGGTTCAAAAATGGATGCATCTATGATGATTCAAAACGTGATGCTTGCCGCGAAAGCACGCGGTATAGACAGCTGTCCGCAAGCCGCATGGAATCAATTCCACAGTATTATTTTAAAAATTTTAGGCGCACCTGAGGATGAAGAGCTGATTTGCGGCATGTCACTCGGTTATGCAGACCCAGCACATATTGTGAATACCTTTATTACTCCACGTGTGCCCGTTGAAGAATTTACGATATTTGTCGACTAA
- a CDS encoding PepSY domain-containing protein, producing MFKKTFFQIHWFLGITAGLILSLMGVTGAIYSYEQQILKWMNPDSYVVEVQNQNKLSPAELYQHFTKQEPDIKINSVTIAALPEQASTVNIAKEGERRGYNMLVNPYTAEVLPEIKGKKFFKFVEQLHRNLTVGPVGKQITGACTLMLLFFVLSGLYLRWPKRHTIKQWFMLKPKLKGRNFIWDLHAVVGTWVAIFYLIIATTGLTWSYSWWKNGLYTVLGVEPPKAQMQGNQGGKGEKSGPGEKSGHSEKSPDKEHAGAKSRDGQKGHGEEKLLPAQEIDYALNQSWTAFNQKFATNYSSVTFNIPKKPDHQIELSFVDANIQHERARNNAKFDYQTAEFKDVKLYEDKKLNEKIMSSLLPVHRGSFFGPVYQFFAMLAALSMPLFFVTGWLLYLKRRKQKKLTSAARQNNVAVTVDPNAKPWLIAYASQTGVSEQLAWRTATSLQQARQPVTVKAVQHLTIDDLKQFEQVLFIASTYGTGEAPDLASSFAKKILTTQVDLSHLNYAVLALGSKEYPDTFCSFGHRIDQWLSQNSAQAMFNTIEVDNANPEQIQAWNTALAQATELELNTMHIDKTFDTWTLSKRELLNPNSLGAPAFNIEFKMPEGAHWQAGDIAEIQPANSRERIQAFLAKYELNPNTQVLGQSIENYVWNRDLTVDVPKTAILDQWLEQFPVLPTREYSIASVPAQQVLRLVVRQQSDEHGQLGLGSGWLTKHAEINAEVALRIRTNESFHLIADNRPIIYIGNGTGIAGLMSLLNARHRLEYTDNWLIFGERQREHDFFYEETLQTWLQMGTLKRLDLAFSRDQAEKVYVHHKLQENAEELKAWINQGAVIYVCGSINGMASDVDHALRQILGEAHLDQLRLDGRYRRDVY from the coding sequence ATGTTCAAAAAAACCTTCTTTCAAATCCACTGGTTCCTCGGTATCACTGCAGGTTTAATTCTGTCGCTGATGGGTGTCACTGGTGCCATCTATTCATACGAACAACAAATTCTAAAATGGATGAATCCAGACAGCTATGTCGTTGAGGTGCAAAATCAAAATAAGCTAAGCCCTGCCGAGCTTTATCAGCATTTCACAAAACAAGAACCAGACATCAAAATTAATAGTGTCACAATTGCAGCACTGCCTGAACAAGCCAGCACGGTCAATATTGCCAAAGAAGGTGAACGTCGTGGCTATAACATGCTGGTTAACCCCTACACTGCTGAAGTTTTACCTGAAATTAAAGGTAAAAAATTCTTCAAATTTGTGGAGCAACTGCATCGCAATTTAACAGTTGGTCCTGTCGGCAAGCAGATTACAGGTGCATGTACCTTAATGCTGCTGTTCTTTGTGTTGTCAGGTCTGTACTTACGCTGGCCGAAACGTCACACCATTAAGCAATGGTTTATGCTTAAGCCAAAGCTAAAAGGTCGTAATTTCATTTGGGATCTGCATGCGGTTGTCGGCACTTGGGTAGCCATTTTCTATTTGATTATCGCGACCACAGGTTTAACTTGGTCGTATAGCTGGTGGAAAAATGGTTTATACACTGTACTTGGCGTAGAGCCTCCGAAAGCCCAAATGCAGGGTAATCAAGGCGGCAAAGGTGAAAAATCAGGTCCTGGCGAAAAGTCTGGTCATTCTGAAAAATCGCCTGATAAAGAGCACGCAGGAGCCAAATCTCGTGACGGGCAAAAAGGTCATGGTGAGGAAAAACTACTGCCTGCACAAGAAATTGATTATGCGTTGAATCAGTCATGGACTGCATTTAATCAAAAATTTGCCACCAACTATTCATCAGTAACTTTCAATATTCCCAAAAAACCTGATCATCAAATTGAACTCAGCTTTGTTGATGCCAACATTCAACATGAACGTGCACGTAATAATGCAAAATTTGATTATCAAACCGCTGAATTCAAAGACGTAAAACTCTACGAAGATAAAAAGCTCAATGAAAAAATCATGAGCAGCTTATTGCCCGTGCATCGCGGTAGCTTCTTCGGTCCTGTTTATCAATTCTTTGCCATGCTTGCTGCACTTTCAATGCCGCTGTTCTTTGTGACGGGTTGGTTATTGTATTTAAAACGTCGTAAACAGAAGAAATTAACATCTGCTGCACGTCAAAATAATGTCGCGGTGACCGTCGATCCAAATGCAAAACCATGGCTGATTGCATATGCATCACAAACAGGTGTCTCTGAGCAATTGGCTTGGCGCACAGCAACATCACTTCAACAAGCACGACAACCCGTTACGGTTAAAGCAGTACAACACTTAACTATTGATGATTTAAAGCAATTTGAACAAGTCCTGTTTATTGCAAGTACTTACGGTACAGGTGAAGCACCGGATTTAGCCTCAAGTTTTGCGAAAAAAATATTAACAACTCAAGTAGATTTAAGCCATTTAAACTATGCAGTACTTGCTCTGGGTTCTAAAGAATATCCAGACACGTTCTGTAGCTTCGGTCATCGTATTGATCAGTGGCTAAGTCAAAATTCAGCTCAAGCGATGTTTAATACTATTGAAGTGGACAATGCGAATCCTGAACAGATTCAAGCTTGGAATACTGCTCTAGCACAAGCAACAGAGTTAGAGCTGAACACCATGCACATTGATAAGACTTTTGATACGTGGACATTGAGTAAACGTGAGCTATTGAATCCGAATAGTTTAGGTGCACCAGCATTTAATATTGAGTTTAAAATGCCTGAAGGTGCACATTGGCAAGCTGGTGATATTGCTGAAATTCAACCTGCAAATAGCCGTGAACGAATTCAGGCATTCTTAGCGAAATATGAACTGAATCCAAATACACAGGTTTTAGGTCAAAGCATTGAAAACTATGTATGGAATCGAGATCTTACGGTTGATGTGCCTAAAACTGCAATTTTAGATCAATGGCTTGAACAGTTCCCTGTTCTACCAACACGTGAATATTCGATTGCCAGCGTGCCTGCACAACAAGTTTTGCGTCTAGTGGTACGCCAACAATCGGATGAACATGGTCAATTAGGACTCGGTTCAGGCTGGTTAACTAAACATGCCGAGATCAACGCCGAGGTTGCTTTACGTATTCGCACCAATGAATCGTTCCATTTAATTGCAGATAATCGTCCAATTATTTATATCGGTAATGGTACGGGCATTGCAGGCTTAATGAGTCTATTAAATGCGCGTCATCGTTTAGAATATACTGACAATTGGCTGATCTTTGGTGAACGCCAGCGTGAACATGATTTCTTCTATGAAGAAACATTACAAACGTGGCTGCAAATGGGTACCTTAAAACGTCTTGATCTTGCCTTCTCACGCGATCAGGCTGAAAAAGTCTATGTGCATCATAAATTGCAAGAAAATGCCGAAGAATTAAAAGCTTGGATCAATCAAGGTGCCGTGATCTATGTTTGCGGTAGCATCAATGGTATGGCGAGCGATGTTGACCATGCTCTACGTCAAATTCTTGGCGAAGCACATCTTGATCAACTTCGTTTAGATGGACGTTATCGCCGTGATGTCTATTAA
- the elsL gene encoding cell wall-recycling L,D-carboxypeptidase ElsL: MSVNSIEKLRIDQVDILIDLAAQKLYLPKLNKSYSVSTGLNGIGEAENSGKTPRGFHCIAEKFGHDQPMNSVFIARQTTGEIYSAELAQQYPERDWILSRILRLGGLEPGFNQGKGCDSYQRYIYIHGTPDCEPMGQPLSHGCIRMRNKDVIELFDLVDEHALVYISEHSI, encoded by the coding sequence ATGTCTGTTAATTCGATAGAAAAGCTTAGGATTGATCAGGTTGATATTTTGATTGATTTAGCAGCCCAAAAACTTTATCTGCCAAAACTCAACAAAAGCTATAGCGTGTCCACGGGTTTAAATGGCATTGGCGAAGCGGAAAATAGTGGCAAGACGCCACGAGGTTTCCACTGCATTGCAGAAAAGTTTGGTCATGATCAACCGATGAATAGTGTATTTATTGCAAGACAAACGACTGGTGAAATTTATAGCGCTGAATTAGCACAACAATATCCTGAACGGGATTGGATTCTGAGTCGTATTTTGCGATTAGGCGGTTTAGAGCCTGGGTTCAATCAAGGCAAGGGCTGTGATAGTTATCAGCGTTATATCTATATTCATGGGACACCCGATTGTGAGCCGATGGGGCAGCCTTTATCGCATGGCTGTATCCGGATGCGCAATAAAGATGTAATTGAACTGTTTGATCTCGTCGATGAACACGCCTTGGTTTATATTTCAGAGCATAGCATTTAA
- a CDS encoding DUF2750 domain-containing protein codes for MRNPYQRKAASKTQNSAYDPLQVYKSFIETIVAQASIYALYQDGWALCATPTGQKAFATWQSKGLAKLLIKDNWEKYEVQEITLKDFVEKVIPFLRQENTTLSLDLTPEGQNILVAPEKFLLDIKNYLYQIYVQKPELFKNAAIPLPRQIRLNS; via the coding sequence ATGAGAAATCCATATCAACGCAAGGCTGCGTCTAAAACTCAAAATTCCGCTTACGATCCTCTACAAGTCTACAAATCGTTTATTGAAACTATCGTGGCTCAAGCCAGTATTTATGCCTTATATCAGGATGGATGGGCACTTTGTGCAACACCTACTGGCCAAAAAGCATTTGCAACGTGGCAAAGTAAGGGGCTTGCAAAGTTACTGATAAAAGATAATTGGGAAAAATACGAAGTTCAGGAAATCACCTTAAAAGATTTTGTAGAAAAAGTGATTCCTTTTTTACGTCAAGAGAACACCACATTGTCTTTAGACTTGACGCCTGAAGGGCAGAATATCTTGGTTGCACCAGAAAAATTTCTCTTAGATATCAAAAATTATCTTTATCAGATTTATGTTCAAAAACCTGAACTGTTTAAAAATGCTGCCATACCACTACCACGCCAGATTCGCCTGAATTCTTAA